TGCAGGAAAGATATATTTCAGTTTCACTAACCAAGTctttcaaaatgaaaaattaactgAGGAGTTCAGGTACCCCTGAAGTAGGTCCTTCTGTGCGTGCGTGGTAATGCCTCTGCATGTGTGAACATGAGTATGGGTTTCCAGTGTGGCTCCTTTTATATGGTTCTATAATGTAGAGTGTAACTACTAACCCTTGATGCCCTTTTTCTATCCACTTATTTGTTCCCAAACTTTGTTAACTGTTGGACTTAAAATCAAAGGATGCAGCTGAATTTTGGACCAGAAcctgattgatttttaattctagtcgtttttggtgtttgttgTTCACTTCAGTTCAAGTCATTGTGTGTGGTGAAACGGTAATAGCATTTTGTCCATCAACTACTTTCTCTGCTCATATGATGAAAATCTATACTTCATGTCACAGGATAGAGACGCAGACTTCAAAGTTAACTGGAAACGCGTAGCCATCACAAGCACATTTGGGTTTGCCTTTGTTGGACCAGTTGGGCATTTCTGGTTTGTTTTACCTAATCGTGTCTTTTCCCTCCAGGTCACCTGATCTGATCTGTCTGCCACCTGTATGATatatacaaataaaaagaaaaggtatAATGTTGCTTGCTTATAGGTACGAAGGCCTGGACAAGTTTATAAAGCtgaagcttcacctacaacctAAGTCAGCGCGGTTTgttgctgctaaagtggcaaTGGATGGCCTTATCTTTGGCCCCTTGGATTTGTTGGTGTTTTTCACTTACATGGGATTTTGCACGGGCAAGAATTCTGTTCAAGTGAAGGAAGATTTGAAGAGAGATTTCCTACCAGCCCTTGCTTTGGAGGGTGGTGTGTGGCCAATTGTTCAGATTGCGAATTTCCGATATGTTCCTGTGAGGTACCAACTCCTCTATGTAAACATGTTCTGCCTGTTAGACAGCGCCTTTTTGTCATGGGTCGAGCAG
Above is a window of Malus sylvestris chromosome 15, drMalSylv7.2, whole genome shotgun sequence DNA encoding:
- the LOC126605317 gene encoding uncharacterized protein LOC126605317, whose amino-acid sequence is MMLKLWKWYQNCLSFHPLKTQVISSGVLWGVGDVAAQYVTHSNARKRLQLSDRDADFKVNWKRVAITSTFGFAFVGPVGHFWYEGLDKFIKLKLHLQPKSARFVAAKVAMDGLIFGPLDLLVFFTYMGFCTGKNSVQVKEDLKRDFLPALALEGGVWPIVQIANFRYVPVRYQLLYVNMFCLLDSAFLSWVEQQKDAAWKQWFTSFTSFKERGGQGKL